Proteins encoded together in one Mycobacterium sp. MS1601 window:
- a CDS encoding CsbD family protein, translated as MSTADKAWIKVDKLTGIAKEKVGKATGNRRMQFEGKADRMNAGVRSAGEKLKDTVRGRRSRTTR; from the coding sequence ATGAGCACAGCAGACAAGGCATGGATCAAGGTCGACAAGCTCACCGGCATCGCCAAGGAGAAGGTGGGCAAGGCCACCGGCAATCGGCGCATGCAGTTCGAGGGCAAGGCGGACCGCATGAATGCCGGTGTGCGTTCGGCTGGCGAGAAGCTCAAGGATACCGTCCGGGGGCGCCGTTCCCGCACCACCCGCTAG